Proteins from a genomic interval of Chroococcidiopsis thermalis PCC 7203:
- a CDS encoding nitrate ABC transporter ATP-binding protein (This model describes the ATP binding subunits of ATP-binding cassette (ABC) transporters for nitrate transport, or for bicarbonate transport, in bacteria and archaea.) — protein MSVFVAVDQIDKVFNLVGGGQYIALKGIDLQIKKGEFVSLIGHSGCGKSTLLNMIAGLDLPTEGIVTLEGQRITKPGPDRMVVFQNYSLLPWRTVRENIALAVDAVMKGAPAGERRAIVEKHIDMVGLRPHADKPPGMLSGGQKQRVAIARALALRPKLLLLDEPFGALDALTRGNLQEQLMQICEENQVTAVMVTHDVDEAVLLSDRIVMLTNGPESKIGGILEVDIPRPRKRMQVVEHPSYYSLRSEMIYFLNQQKRVKQIRARKKTAVARHGLEKVNLEIGFVPLTACAPLAIAQEKGFFAKHGLDEVTLVRETSWRGIVDGIAGGYIDAAQMPSGMPMWLTLGGHENKPIPTVTSLTMTRNGNAITLSKRFYDQGVYNLTDFKQHLLRTRDQRHTMGVVHPSSMHSVLLRYWLAAGGIDPDLDVDVHTIPPAQMVADLKAGSIDGFCVGEPWNYRAAEEGIGFTAATDLEIWLGHPGKVLGVREDWAAAYPNTHIALVKALLEACYYCSLPENAEEIRHILARREYVSTSVDYIQLLDPDSSSCDLSSPMREYAHHQFFSEAAINRPSRTEQTWIVTQLARWGHTPFPRNWVEIIERICRVGVFSTAARELGLDVSYTRQPLKLFDGTVFNADDPLGYLNSLAIKRDFSVAEVILDAPIRRAA, from the coding sequence ATGTCTGTATTCGTTGCTGTTGACCAAATAGATAAAGTTTTCAATCTCGTCGGTGGGGGACAATACATTGCTCTCAAAGGCATTGACCTTCAGATTAAAAAGGGTGAGTTTGTATCGCTGATCGGTCACTCTGGCTGCGGTAAATCGACGCTACTCAACATGATTGCAGGATTAGACCTGCCCACAGAGGGAATTGTCACTCTGGAAGGACAAAGAATTACCAAGCCAGGACCAGACCGAATGGTGGTGTTTCAGAACTACTCGCTTCTACCTTGGCGGACGGTACGGGAAAACATCGCCCTGGCTGTAGATGCTGTAATGAAGGGCGCACCTGCGGGAGAACGCCGCGCCATTGTCGAAAAGCACATCGATATGGTAGGTTTGCGTCCCCATGCCGATAAGCCACCAGGAATGCTATCGGGGGGACAAAAACAACGGGTGGCGATCGCCCGTGCTTTAGCGCTGCGTCCGAAGTTGTTGTTACTGGACGAACCCTTTGGGGCGTTAGATGCACTGACGCGGGGTAACTTGCAAGAACAGCTGATGCAAATCTGCGAAGAGAACCAAGTCACAGCCGTGATGGTGACGCACGATGTAGACGAAGCTGTATTGCTGAGCGATCGCATCGTCATGTTAACCAACGGACCCGAATCGAAAATTGGTGGCATTTTAGAAGTAGATATCCCCAGACCTCGTAAGCGGATGCAGGTTGTAGAACATCCCAGCTATTACAGTCTGCGCAGCGAAATGATCTACTTTTTAAATCAGCAAAAACGAGTCAAGCAAATTCGGGCGCGGAAGAAAACAGCTGTTGCCCGCCACGGTTTAGAAAAAGTCAATTTGGAAATCGGCTTCGTTCCCTTAACCGCTTGCGCACCACTGGCGATCGCTCAAGAAAAAGGTTTCTTTGCCAAGCATGGCTTAGATGAAGTCACCCTAGTACGGGAAACCAGCTGGCGCGGGATTGTCGATGGAATTGCAGGCGGCTACATCGATGCTGCCCAAATGCCTTCAGGGATGCCAATGTGGTTGACTTTGGGTGGTCATGAGAATAAACCGATACCCACGGTTACTTCTTTAACCATGACTCGTAACGGCAACGCCATCACCTTATCAAAACGCTTTTACGACCAAGGAGTTTACAACCTCACCGACTTCAAACAGCACTTGCTGCGTACCCGCGACCAGCGGCATACGATGGGGGTCGTACATCCTTCCTCAATGCACAGCGTCCTCTTGCGCTACTGGCTAGCCGCAGGTGGTATCGACCCCGATTTAGATGTTGACGTTCACACCATTCCCCCAGCCCAAATGGTTGCCGACCTCAAAGCGGGTAGTATTGATGGATTCTGCGTTGGCGAACCTTGGAACTACCGCGCTGCTGAAGAAGGAATTGGCTTTACCGCTGCTACCGATTTAGAAATTTGGCTGGGACACCCAGGAAAAGTTCTGGGCGTGCGGGAAGATTGGGCAGCAGCGTATCCTAACACGCATATCGCTCTAGTCAAAGCACTTTTAGAAGCTTGCTACTATTGCTCTTTGCCAGAAAATGCTGAAGAAATTCGTCACATTTTGGCACGGCGGGAATATGTTAGTACCAGCGTCGATTATATTCAGTTGCTAGACCCCGATAGCAGCAGTTGCGATCTGAGTAGTCCAATGCGGGAGTATGCTCACCACCAATTCTTTTCTGAAGCTGCAATCAATCGCCCCAGCCGCACGGAGCAAACTTGGATCGTGACTCAACTAGCACGTTGGGGTCACACTCCCTTCCCCAGAAATTGGGTAGAAATTATCGAACGGATCTGCCGTGTCGGAGTCTTCAGTACAGCTGCTAGAGAACTCGGCTTAGATGTCAGCTACACCCGCCAGCCGCTCAAACTCTTCGACGGGACTGTATTTAATGCCGACGACCCACTCGGCTATCTCAACAGTCTAGCAATCAAACGTGACTTCTCTGTAGCCGAAGTGATTCTCGACGCACCAATCCGCAGAGCAGCCTAG
- the queC gene encoding 7-cyano-7-deazaguanine synthase QueC, producing MTNDKAVILLSGGLDSSTVLYQARADGYDCYAISFDYQQRHRRELEAAKTIARSAEVADHKLISFDLRQWGGSALTDSSINLPQARSLDEMAQNIPVTYVPARNTIFLSFALAYAETLNASRVYIGVNALDYSGYPDCRPDYIQAMQEVFRLGTKQGREGNAIAIVAPLIQLKKTEIIQLGDRLGVPWEKTWSCYAGDELACGVCDSCRLRLAAFAALGLEDPLPYRRE from the coding sequence ATGACAAATGACAAAGCTGTAATTTTGCTATCTGGGGGATTAGACTCATCAACGGTGCTGTACCAGGCACGGGCAGATGGCTATGATTGCTATGCGATTTCTTTTGATTATCAACAGCGACATCGCCGAGAATTAGAGGCAGCTAAGACGATCGCGCGATCGGCAGAAGTGGCAGACCATAAACTCATATCTTTCGATTTGCGGCAGTGGGGCGGTTCTGCTTTAACTGATAGCAGCATCAATTTACCCCAAGCGCGATCGCTCGACGAAATGGCGCAAAATATACCCGTTACCTACGTACCAGCCCGCAATACAATCTTTTTGAGTTTTGCCCTGGCTTATGCTGAAACTTTAAATGCCAGCCGCGTTTACATTGGCGTAAATGCCCTCGATTACTCCGGCTATCCCGATTGCCGTCCCGATTACATCCAAGCTATGCAAGAAGTATTTCGTCTAGGTACGAAACAAGGGCGGGAAGGAAACGCGATCGCAATTGTTGCTCCTCTCATTCAGCTGAAAAAAACCGAAATTATTCAACTGGGCGATCGATTGGGCGTACCTTGGGAAAAAACCTGGTCTTGCTACGCAGGCGACGAACTTGCCTGCGGTGTTTGTGACTCATGCCGTCTGCGTTTAGCTGCATTTGCTGCTCTAGGGCTGGAAGATCCTTTGCCTTATAGGAGGGAGTAG
- a CDS encoding nitrate ABC transporter ATP-binding protein (This model describes the ATP binding subunits of ATP-binding cassette (ABC) transporters for nitrate transport, or for bicarbonate transport, in bacteria and archaea.), with protein sequence MNNAFAYTDIARNRLGKPLSTVQSNRQAFVQIKDVCKVYPTKNGPFTVLDGVNLSVYEGEFICVIGHSGCGKSTLLNMVSGFAHPTSGDVLVDGSPVTKPGPDRMVVFQNYALLPWRTAFENVYLAVNAVHPNKPEAEKRAIVREHLAMVGLAEAADKKPPQLSGGMKQRVSIARALAIRPKVMILDEPFGALDAITKEELQEELLKIWNDHKCTVLMITHDIDEALFLADRLVMMTNGPHAKIGEVLDIPFARPRDRARIMEDPQYYQLRNYALDFLYNRFAHDDVG encoded by the coding sequence ATGAACAACGCTTTTGCTTATACAGACATCGCCAGAAATCGTTTAGGCAAGCCACTCTCTACAGTGCAGTCTAATCGTCAGGCTTTCGTACAGATTAAGGACGTTTGTAAAGTCTATCCCACCAAAAACGGTCCCTTCACTGTCCTTGATGGGGTGAATCTCAGTGTCTATGAAGGGGAGTTTATTTGCGTGATCGGTCACTCCGGTTGCGGTAAGAGTACGCTGTTAAATATGGTTTCGGGTTTTGCTCATCCCACTTCAGGAGATGTTTTAGTTGATGGTAGTCCCGTGACTAAACCAGGACCAGATCGGATGGTGGTATTTCAAAACTATGCCTTGCTCCCTTGGCGGACTGCGTTTGAAAATGTCTATTTGGCAGTGAATGCCGTACATCCCAACAAGCCAGAAGCAGAAAAGCGGGCGATCGTGCGGGAACATTTGGCAATGGTTGGACTCGCGGAAGCCGCAGATAAGAAGCCACCGCAACTATCTGGGGGAATGAAACAGCGGGTTTCGATCGCCCGTGCTTTGGCAATTCGTCCCAAGGTGATGATTTTAGACGAACCTTTCGGGGCGTTGGATGCAATTACCAAAGAGGAGTTGCAGGAAGAGTTACTGAAAATCTGGAACGACCATAAATGCACCGTGTTAATGATCACCCACGATATTGACGAGGCACTATTCTTAGCAGATCGCCTGGTGATGATGACCAACGGTCCTCACGCTAAAATTGGCGAGGTGTTAGATATTCCTTTCGCCCGTCCCCGCGATCGCGCTCGCATCATGGAAGATCCACAATACTATCAACTGCGCAACTACGCTTTAGACTTCCTCTACAACCGTTTCGCCCACGACGATGTCGGTTAG
- a CDS encoding glycerol-3-phosphate acyltransferase: protein MQQVWGVLAIFILCPCLGGLPLIAWITRTLTGRRLERMGTGNISVSAAFYHGGKLAGILAVLSEALKGIAAVLLARAFFPTQPAWELIALIALVMGRYWVGKGAGTTNVVWGYVVHDWRVALLVFLIGGISFTLLREKELGRFGVLFLFPTITALLHLNDFGRIVAAIALAILIGWIYKKIPDDLDLSPTAGQAGSEKMFRFFRGDKAIVSLDDRLDPQKVGDKAATLSQLKSWGYPVPMGWVVVPGDDPEPLIQALQPSATQPLVVRSSAIGEDSEQAAAAGQYETVLQVTSRSMLRQAIARTQASYDLPNAVEYRRARGQIDAAMAVLIQKQVQGVFSGVAFSRDPITQQGDAVAIEALPGEAQQVVSGRLTPEQYRVAIADVETLDVTSIHVTSLQMEGEGDVPLELIKQVALLARKIEDRYHGIPQDIEWSYNGSQLWLLQSRPITTLLPIWTRKIAAEVIPGAIRPLTWSINRPLTCGVWGEIFTIVLGDRSQGLDFNETATLHYSRAYFNASLLGSIFRLMGLPAESLEFLTRGAKFSKPPLSSTLKNVPGLLRLLGRELSLVRDFQQDERQYFRPGLAKLEQRSPQELSTRELLERIEGILSLLKRATYYSILAPLSAALRQAVFRVRDDKIDNSQTPEVAALREIAALAKKARKIAPQLSPERAFEQLEDTAPGREILQQFERLLDRYGYLSQVGTDIAVPTWKEEPQVVRELFMQMLSVEEGSFRSDRLEMQRSTTRVQQRIDLKGRVTQVYSRLLAELRWCFVRLEEISLQLGQLSQPGDIFFLEFPEVQRVVAEDVEFISQLTQLVEARRSQFDRDSQLNPIPALIYGNSPPTLVRAHSSAPLQTPNSLLKGIPASSGQVTGTIVVLHDWQMLPEIDKKTILVVPYTDSGWVAAIARAGGLIAEVGGRLSHGAIVAREYGIPAVMDVRDATHLLRDGQQVRLDGQEGTVEILGSD from the coding sequence ATGCAGCAAGTTTGGGGTGTACTTGCGATTTTCATTCTCTGCCCCTGTTTGGGCGGGCTACCGTTAATTGCTTGGATAACTCGTACCCTGACTGGGAGACGACTGGAGCGGATGGGAACTGGTAATATCAGTGTCTCAGCCGCTTTTTATCATGGTGGTAAGTTAGCGGGCATTTTAGCAGTGCTATCGGAGGCATTGAAAGGTATTGCCGCAGTTCTGCTAGCACGGGCATTTTTCCCAACTCAACCAGCGTGGGAATTAATTGCCCTAATTGCCTTGGTCATGGGTCGCTACTGGGTTGGGAAAGGCGCGGGAACCACAAATGTCGTTTGGGGTTATGTCGTCCATGATTGGCGAGTCGCGCTGTTGGTATTTTTAATTGGAGGGATTAGTTTTACTCTGTTGCGGGAAAAAGAGCTGGGAAGATTTGGCGTATTATTTCTCTTTCCCACAATTACGGCACTGTTACACTTAAATGATTTTGGTAGAATTGTCGCCGCGATCGCCTTGGCGATATTAATTGGCTGGATTTACAAAAAGATTCCCGACGATTTAGATTTATCTCCAACAGCAGGACAAGCCGGATCTGAAAAAATGTTTCGTTTTTTTCGTGGTGATAAGGCAATTGTTTCTCTCGACGACCGACTCGATCCTCAAAAAGTCGGCGATAAGGCAGCTACTTTGTCTCAACTGAAAAGCTGGGGTTATCCCGTACCGATGGGTTGGGTAGTCGTGCCAGGAGACGACCCAGAACCTCTAATTCAAGCTTTGCAACCTTCAGCTACCCAACCGCTAGTCGTCCGTTCCTCAGCAATTGGAGAAGACTCGGAACAAGCGGCGGCGGCGGGACAGTATGAAACCGTACTGCAAGTTACCAGTCGTTCTATGTTAAGGCAGGCGATCGCCCGTACTCAAGCTTCCTACGACCTGCCAAATGCAGTAGAGTATCGGCGTGCTAGGGGGCAAATCGATGCAGCAATGGCTGTGTTGATTCAAAAGCAAGTTCAGGGAGTTTTTTCTGGCGTAGCTTTTAGCCGCGACCCAATTACCCAGCAAGGAGATGCTGTTGCGATCGAAGCTTTGCCCGGTGAAGCGCAACAGGTGGTTTCGGGACGATTGACTCCAGAACAATACCGAGTTGCGATCGCAGATGTAGAAACATTAGATGTAACGTCTATACATGTCACGTCTCTACAAATGGAAGGTGAAGGAGACGTACCGCTAGAACTGATTAAACAAGTTGCCCTTCTCGCCCGCAAAATCGAAGATCGATACCACGGTATCCCCCAAGATATTGAGTGGAGTTACAACGGGAGCCAATTGTGGCTGCTGCAATCGCGTCCGATTACAACTCTTCTGCCAATTTGGACGCGCAAGATTGCAGCTGAAGTGATTCCTGGGGCAATTCGCCCGTTAACTTGGTCGATCAACCGTCCGCTAACTTGTGGCGTGTGGGGGGAGATTTTTACAATTGTTTTAGGCGATCGTTCCCAAGGATTAGATTTTAACGAAACGGCAACGCTGCATTATTCCCGCGCCTATTTCAATGCGTCGTTGTTAGGATCGATTTTTCGATTGATGGGCTTGCCTGCGGAAAGTCTGGAGTTTTTGACCAGGGGAGCTAAGTTTAGCAAACCGCCTTTAAGTTCTACGTTAAAAAATGTACCTGGGTTGCTGCGGTTGCTGGGGCGTGAATTGAGTTTAGTCCGAGATTTTCAACAAGACGAGCGGCAGTATTTTCGTCCTGGTTTGGCAAAATTAGAGCAGCGATCGCCGCAAGAACTTTCGACCAGAGAATTGCTAGAACGGATAGAAGGAATTTTATCACTGCTCAAACGGGCTACTTATTATAGTATTTTGGCTCCCTTAAGCGCTGCGCTACGACAAGCAGTATTTCGAGTTCGGGATGACAAAATCGACAACAGCCAAACGCCAGAAGTAGCCGCATTGCGCGAAATTGCAGCTTTGGCAAAAAAAGCTCGAAAAATAGCGCCGCAATTATCTCCAGAACGAGCATTTGAGCAGTTGGAAGATACTGCGCCCGGGAGAGAAATTTTGCAGCAGTTCGAGCGATTGCTCGATCGCTACGGCTATTTGAGTCAGGTAGGCACAGATATTGCGGTTCCCACTTGGAAGGAGGAACCGCAGGTAGTACGAGAATTGTTTATGCAGATGTTGAGCGTGGAGGAAGGCAGTTTTAGAAGCGATCGCTTAGAAATGCAACGTAGTACAACGAGAGTTCAGCAACGCATAGATCTTAAAGGAAGAGTTACGCAGGTATACAGCCGCTTATTAGCAGAATTACGCTGGTGTTTCGTGCGACTAGAGGAGATATCTTTGCAGTTAGGACAATTATCTCAACCTGGCGATATTTTCTTTTTAGAATTTCCTGAAGTGCAAAGAGTTGTTGCTGAAGATGTGGAGTTTATATCTCAATTAACACAATTAGTCGAAGCGAGGCGATCGCAATTCGATCGAGACAGCCAACTCAATCCCATACCCGCTTTAATCTACGGTAATTCTCCCCCGACTCTTGTACGCGCGCACAGCAGTGCGCCCCTACAAACTCCCAACTCCCTCTTAAAAGGAATTCCTGCTAGTTCCGGTCAAGTCACGGGAACGATTGTCGTGTTGCACGATTGGCAAATGCTGCCAGAGATCGATAAAAAAACAATTCTAGTCGTACCTTATACCGATTCCGGTTGGGTAGCCGCGATCGCTAGGGCTGGAGGATTGATCGCCGAAGTCGGAGGAAGATTATCTCATGGGGCGATCGTAGCGCGAGAGTATGGCATTCCTGCGGTGATGGATGTGCGCGACGCAACTCATTTATTGCGCGACGGTCAACAGGTGCGGCTCGACGGTCAAGAGGGTACGGTAGAGATTCTCGGCAGCGATTGA
- a CDS encoding CmpA/NrtA family ABC transporter substrate-binding protein — protein MTEFSRRKFIITAGASAVGSVFLKGCLGNPPDSVTGTQTQQVAAVNVSPEQAPETTRVKLGYIPIVEAAPIIIAKEKGFFAKYGMTDVDVSKQASWGSMRDNTEIGAAGGGVDGGQYQMPMPHLITEGRITKGNKPIPMYVLAQLNTQGNGIAIAEKHRGKGIELELAKGGKNLFGQLKSANTPFTAAYTFAQVNQDFWIRYWLAAGGVNPDADVKLIPVPAAQTVANMKTGTMDAFSTGDPWPYRIVKDKIGFLAMLTADMWEFHPEEYLALRAEWVDKHPKATKALLKGIMEAQQWLDNFDNREEAAKILGGRNYFNLPAEILAGPFAGKYDMGEGRTVDDRNKAVLYWKDPRGSVSYPYKSHDLWFLTESVRWGFLPPDSLTKAQALIDKVNREDLWKEAAKELGVAAADIPTSTSRGVETFFDGVKFDPENPAAYLKSLKIKKA, from the coding sequence ATGACGGAGTTTTCTCGCCGGAAATTTATCATAACTGCTGGTGCTTCTGCGGTTGGTTCGGTGTTTCTGAAAGGTTGTTTGGGGAATCCACCAGATTCCGTGACTGGTACTCAAACGCAACAAGTTGCAGCAGTGAATGTTAGTCCCGAACAAGCACCAGAAACAACAAGAGTCAAGTTAGGATATATCCCTATTGTTGAAGCAGCACCCATAATTATTGCTAAAGAAAAAGGCTTTTTTGCGAAGTACGGCATGACCGATGTAGATGTTTCCAAACAAGCCTCTTGGGGTTCGATGCGAGACAATACAGAAATTGGTGCGGCTGGTGGTGGTGTTGATGGCGGTCAATATCAAATGCCGATGCCACATCTCATTACAGAAGGGCGGATCACCAAAGGCAACAAGCCGATTCCAATGTATGTGTTAGCGCAATTAAACACGCAAGGAAATGGCATTGCGATCGCTGAGAAACACCGAGGCAAAGGAATAGAACTAGAACTAGCCAAAGGTGGCAAAAACTTATTCGGTCAACTCAAATCAGCTAACACTCCCTTCACTGCTGCCTATACATTTGCTCAAGTCAACCAAGATTTTTGGATTCGCTACTGGCTAGCTGCTGGCGGTGTTAATCCCGATGCTGATGTCAAATTAATTCCCGTACCAGCCGCCCAAACTGTTGCCAACATGAAAACAGGCACGATGGATGCTTTCAGTACGGGCGACCCCTGGCCCTACCGCATTGTCAAAGATAAAATCGGTTTCTTGGCAATGCTAACCGCAGACATGTGGGAGTTTCACCCAGAAGAATACTTAGCATTACGGGCAGAGTGGGTTGATAAACATCCCAAAGCAACCAAGGCGCTACTCAAAGGCATCATGGAAGCGCAACAGTGGTTAGATAACTTCGACAACCGTGAAGAAGCCGCCAAAATCCTCGGCGGACGGAACTACTTCAACTTGCCAGCCGAAATTCTTGCCGGACCATTTGCAGGTAAATACGACATGGGCGAAGGTCGGACAGTTGACGATCGCAACAAAGCCGTACTTTACTGGAAAGATCCTAGAGGTAGCGTTTCCTATCCCTACAAGAGTCACGACCTTTGGTTCTTAACAGAAAGCGTCCGCTGGGGCTTTTTACCACCAGACAGCCTGACAAAAGCCCAAGCATTAATTGATAAAGTCAACCGCGAAGACTTGTGGAAAGAAGCAGCCAAAGAATTAGGCGTTGCAGCTGCCGATATTCCCACCAGCACCTCCCGTGGCGTAGAAACATTTTTCGATGGAGTCAAATTCGACCCCGAAAATCCTGCTGCCTACTTAAAGAGTTTGAAGATCAAAAAAGCCTAA
- a CDS encoding Gfo/Idh/MocA family protein, with protein sequence MSKGQVVPQMQRNQPEAIKIGVVGVGNMGQHHARVLSLLKDVELVGIADINVERGLDIASKYRVRFFEDYRDLLPHVEAVCVAVPTRAHYAVGMTCLKEGVHVLIEKPIAASISEAESLVNTAAQAQRILQVGHIERFSPAFQELSKVLKTEQLMAIEARRMSPAAQRANDVSVVLDLMIHDIDLLLELADAPVVKLTASGSCGSDSGYLDYVTATLGFANGIVATLTASKVTHRKIRRIAAHCKNSLTEADFLNNEILIHRQTTANCMTEHGQVLYRQDGLIEKVYTSNADKLCAELEHFVSCVRGGSQPSVGGEQALKALRLASLIEQMAVDGHAWKLPEREYEYPIVAV encoded by the coding sequence ATGTCTAAGGGGCAAGTAGTCCCGCAGATGCAGCGCAACCAACCTGAAGCAATTAAGATTGGCGTGGTTGGAGTGGGCAATATGGGGCAACATCACGCCCGCGTCCTAAGTTTGCTCAAGGACGTGGAACTGGTGGGTATAGCAGATATTAATGTCGAGCGAGGACTCGATATTGCTAGCAAGTACAGAGTGCGTTTTTTTGAAGACTATCGAGATTTACTGCCTCATGTCGAGGCAGTTTGCGTAGCTGTCCCCACTCGCGCCCATTATGCTGTTGGGATGACCTGCCTAAAAGAAGGGGTTCACGTCCTGATTGAAAAGCCGATCGCTGCTAGTATTTCTGAAGCAGAATCTCTAGTCAATACAGCTGCCCAAGCTCAAAGAATCCTTCAAGTCGGTCACATCGAGCGCTTCAGTCCAGCATTTCAAGAATTAAGCAAAGTTTTAAAGACAGAGCAATTGATGGCAATTGAGGCTCGTCGCATGAGTCCCGCTGCTCAAAGAGCCAACGATGTCTCGGTCGTCTTAGATTTAATGATTCATGACATCGACCTATTGTTAGAATTGGCTGACGCGCCAGTAGTGAAGCTAACTGCTAGTGGCAGCTGTGGTTCTGATTCAGGATATTTAGATTACGTCACGGCAACTCTAGGTTTTGCGAATGGAATTGTCGCAACGCTCACAGCTAGTAAAGTGACTCACCGCAAAATTCGCCGCATCGCTGCCCATTGTAAAAATTCCTTGACTGAGGCAGATTTTCTGAACAATGAAATTCTGATCCACCGTCAAACCACTGCTAACTGTATGACAGAACACGGTCAGGTGCTTTACCGTCAAGATGGCTTGATTGAAAAAGTTTACACGAGCAACGCCGATAAACTTTGCGCCGAATTAGAACATTTTGTGAGCTGCGTGCGTGGTGGTAGCCAGCCCTCTGTAGGAGGAGAACAAGCACTGAAAGCTTTGCGCTTGGCAAGTTTAATCGAGCAAATGGCTGTAGACGGTCATGCTTGGAAGCTACCAGAACGGGAGTACGAGTATCCGATTGTTGCCGTTTAG
- the ntrB gene encoding nitrate ABC transporter permease, producing MTTYSPRRRASADNSFLAGLQKRLPDFLPPFIAIAIFLAIWQLFSLTPGATLPGPIKVIQDTWILIFWPFYDRGGTDKGLFWQIWASLQRVAISYTLAAIVGIGLGILIGTSKVMSKALDPLFQLLRTVPPLAWVPISLAALRQNEPAALFVIFITAIWPILINTAVGVKEIPSDYNNVAKVLQLTKKEYFFNILIPAALPYIFTGLRIAIGLAWLAIIAAEIVMSGIVGIGFFIWEAYQNNNVSEVILALIYIGVVGLLLDKLMAWIQTLILPAEQK from the coding sequence ATGACTACATATTCTCCTAGAAGACGGGCTAGCGCAGATAATAGCTTTTTAGCAGGCTTGCAAAAAAGACTGCCTGACTTTTTACCACCATTTATCGCGATCGCGATCTTTTTAGCAATTTGGCAACTCTTTTCTCTCACACCAGGAGCCACATTACCTGGACCTATAAAAGTTATTCAAGACACTTGGATATTAATTTTCTGGCCCTTCTACGACCGAGGTGGCACGGATAAAGGCTTATTTTGGCAGATCTGGGCGAGCTTGCAACGGGTAGCAATTAGTTACACATTAGCGGCAATTGTAGGAATCGGCTTAGGAATCTTAATTGGTACGTCGAAAGTGATGTCCAAAGCACTAGATCCACTCTTCCAATTACTCAGAACAGTACCACCTCTAGCTTGGGTTCCCATCTCTCTAGCTGCCCTCAGACAAAACGAACCCGCTGCCTTATTCGTTATCTTCATCACGGCAATTTGGCCCATTTTGATCAACACGGCAGTAGGAGTCAAAGAAATTCCCAGCGATTACAACAACGTCGCCAAAGTACTGCAATTAACTAAAAAAGAATACTTTTTCAACATTCTCATCCCTGCGGCACTACCCTACATTTTCACAGGGCTACGAATTGCGATCGGTCTAGCTTGGCTGGCAATTATCGCTGCTGAAATCGTCATGTCCGGTATCGTCGGCATTGGTTTCTTCATCTGGGAAGCTTATCAAAACAACAACGTCAGCGAAGTTATCCTTGCCCTAATTTACATTGGTGTAGTTGGTTTGTTACTCGACAAACTCATGGCTTGGATACAAACGCTGATCTTGCCAGCAGAACAAAAATAA